Proteins co-encoded in one Halococcoides cellulosivorans genomic window:
- the lysS gene encoding lysine--tRNA ligase, with the protein MTDPFAVFDDHDRTLWVDAVADAIEARDPDEPIVIKGGVSPSGVPHIGHANEILRGAFVAERLRERGHDVRQLFTTDDRDRLRAVPRTLATLDGEIVGLDAVDAGALGRNLGRPYTDVPDPFGCCDSYGAHFTQILESIADRLGVSMEVVSNTASYEAGDFDDAIETVLGDLDRARSVLGEYQDGVGEETIPFQALCESCGILTDGIESVDLDAGTVTYTCEDLTVGDQTIEGCGHEGQAALSEGKLPWRFEWPAQWALYGVDFEPFGKDHAEGSWPSGEHVARDVFDIDPPVPMVYEWFTVDGDALSSSSGTIVTVDEVLDVLEPEVVRYFFLKDPTTQRDFSIAHLDQLVDEFDRLEAVYHGAAEADEDERAYAEQAYPLLVEDPDAERVRIPYTFAAVLAMTDDPELRETIARREGHIPDDASDAVVDDALARVERAREWTRRTDNAFNYDLKRQERPAVDLTPGVGAALDRIADAVASEADGEHIQEEIYEAADSEGVEVQAVFEAAYRLLFDKPEGPRLGPFLAALDRAFVVDRLRREA; encoded by the coding sequence ATGACGGACCCGTTCGCCGTCTTCGACGATCACGATCGAACACTGTGGGTCGACGCCGTCGCGGACGCCATCGAAGCGCGCGATCCCGACGAGCCGATCGTCATCAAAGGCGGCGTCTCGCCGTCGGGCGTCCCCCACATCGGCCACGCCAACGAGATCCTCCGCGGCGCGTTCGTCGCCGAGCGGTTGCGCGAGCGCGGCCACGACGTTCGACAGCTGTTCACGACCGACGATCGCGACCGCTTGCGGGCCGTCCCGCGGACGCTCGCGACGCTCGACGGTGAGATCGTCGGCCTCGACGCCGTCGACGCGGGCGCGCTCGGGCGGAATCTCGGGCGGCCCTACACCGACGTGCCAGATCCGTTCGGCTGCTGTGACTCGTATGGCGCACACTTCACGCAGATCCTCGAATCGATCGCCGACCGGTTGGGCGTCTCGATGGAGGTGGTCTCGAACACCGCGAGCTACGAAGCGGGCGATTTCGACGACGCCATCGAGACGGTGCTGGGCGATCTCGACCGGGCGCGATCGGTGCTCGGCGAGTACCAGGACGGCGTCGGCGAGGAGACGATCCCGTTTCAGGCGCTGTGTGAGTCCTGTGGGATCCTGACCGACGGGATCGAGTCAGTCGATCTCGATGCTGGGACGGTCACGTACACCTGCGAGGACCTCACCGTCGGCGATCAGACGATCGAGGGGTGTGGCCACGAGGGTCAGGCCGCGCTCTCGGAGGGGAAGTTACCCTGGCGATTCGAGTGGCCCGCCCAGTGGGCGCTGTACGGCGTCGATTTCGAGCCGTTCGGCAAGGATCACGCCGAAGGGTCCTGGCCCAGCGGGGAGCACGTCGCACGCGATGTCTTCGACATCGATCCGCCCGTGCCGATGGTCTACGAGTGGTTCACCGTCGACGGCGACGCGCTGTCCTCCTCCAGCGGGACGATCGTCACCGTCGACGAAGTGCTCGACGTGCTCGAACCCGAGGTCGTCCGGTATTTCTTCCTCAAAGACCCCACGACCCAGCGGGACTTCTCGATCGCACATCTCGACCAGTTGGTCGACGAATTCGACCGCCTGGAAGCCGTCTACCACGGAGCGGCGGAGGCCGACGAGGACGAACGGGCGTACGCCGAGCAGGCCTATCCCCTCCTGGTCGAGGATCCGGACGCCGAACGCGTGCGGATCCCGTATACGTTCGCCGCTGTGCTCGCGATGACCGACGATCCCGAACTCAGAGAGACGATCGCGCGCCGCGAGGGCCACATTCCCGACGACGCCAGCGACGCGGTCGTCGACGACGCGCTCGCGCGGGTCGAACGCGCTCGCGAATGGACCCGCCGGACCGACAACGCGTTCAACTACGATCTCAAGCGCCAGGAGCGCCCGGCGGTCGATCTCACGCCCGGCGTCGGTGCCGCGCTCGACCGGATCGCTGACGCCGTCGCGAGCGAGGCCGACGGTGAGCACATCCAGGAAGAGATCTACGAGGCCGCCGACAGCGAGGGCGTCGAGGTCCAGGCCGTCTTCGAGGCCGCCTACCGCCTGCTGTTCGACAAACCCGAGGGCCCGCGACTCGGGCCCTTCCTCGCGGCGCTCGACCGGGCGTTCGTCGTCGACCGATTGCGACGCGAGGCCTGA
- a CDS encoding DUF7859 family protein translates to MVDFNPVLWGIVAVLLGFIFFVYLFIRRIVTSFFEGMRGGK, encoded by the coding sequence ATGGTCGATTTCAATCCGGTGCTGTGGGGGATCGTGGCGGTCCTTCTCGGATTCATCTTTTTCGTGTATCTGTTTATCCGACGTATCGTCACGAGTTTCTTCGAGGGGATGCGCGGCGGGAAGTAG
- a CDS encoding aminopeptidase, producing the protein MDPRIREHAQIVVDHSVGIEAGDEVVIDAHPVADDLVTALVEACAERGAHPLVIQERLGKRFLRSYLRNFEGAFETPEHVRALYEAMDAYIAIRGGANATETADVDPDRRSAYDRAMQPLLEERLGKQWCLTQYPSDSQAQLAGMSTEAYETFVWDAVQQDWAAVHERQEQLVDVLEAGDEVHLQVGEETDLRLSITDNPAQNDSGEHNLPGGEVFTAPIPDSVEGRVHFDKPLYHQGREVTDVRLEFEDGEVVEHSAGKNESVLTEVLETDPGARRIGELGIGTNRDIDRFTYNMLFDEKMGETVHLAVGRAYADCVAEANERNDSAVHVDMIADTSEDALIEVDGDVIQRDGTFWYEDGFEG; encoded by the coding sequence ATGGACCCCCGGATTCGCGAACACGCACAGATCGTCGTCGATCACTCCGTCGGGATCGAGGCGGGCGACGAGGTCGTCATCGACGCTCACCCCGTCGCCGACGACCTCGTCACGGCGCTCGTCGAGGCCTGCGCCGAGCGCGGGGCCCACCCGCTCGTGATCCAGGAACGCCTCGGCAAGCGCTTTCTGCGATCGTATCTCCGGAACTTCGAGGGCGCATTCGAGACGCCCGAGCACGTTCGGGCGCTCTACGAGGCGATGGACGCCTACATCGCGATCCGCGGTGGGGCGAACGCCACCGAGACCGCAGACGTCGATCCCGACCGCCGGAGTGCCTACGACCGGGCGATGCAGCCACTCCTCGAAGAGCGTCTGGGCAAACAGTGGTGTCTCACGCAGTACCCCTCGGACTCGCAGGCCCAACTCGCGGGCATGAGCACCGAAGCCTACGAGACGTTCGTCTGGGACGCCGTCCAGCAGGACTGGGCCGCCGTCCACGAGCGCCAGGAGCAACTGGTCGACGTGCTCGAAGCGGGCGACGAGGTCCACCTCCAGGTCGGCGAGGAGACCGATCTCCGCCTGTCGATCACGGACAATCCCGCTCAGAACGACTCGGGCGAGCACAACCTCCCCGGCGGCGAGGTGTTCACGGCCCCGATTCCGGACAGCGTCGAGGGCCGCGTGCACTTCGACAAGCCGCTCTACCACCAGGGGCGAGAGGTCACCGACGTCCGCCTCGAATTCGAAGACGGCGAGGTCGTCGAGCATTCCGCCGGCAAGAACGAGAGCGTGCTCACCGAGGTGCTGGAAACCGATCCGGGCGCGCGCCGGATCGGTGAACTCGGGATCGGGACGAACCGCGACATCGACCGCTTTACGTACAACATGCTGTTCGACGAGAAGATGGGCGAGACGGTCCACCTCGCGGTCGGGCGGGCGTACGCGGACTGTGTCGCTGAGGCGAACGAGCGCAACGATTCGGCGGTCCACGTCGATATGATCGCCGACACGAGCGAGGACGCACTCATCGAGGTCGACGGCGACGTGATCCAGCGCGACGGGACCTTCTGGTACGAGGACGGGTTCGAGGGCTAG